In the genome of bacterium, one region contains:
- the recF gene encoding DNA replication and repair protein RecF (All proteins in this family for which functions are known are DNA-binding proteins that assist the filamentation of RecA onto DNA for the initiation of recombination or recombinational repair.), with protein sequence MQIKQINLKNFRNYPDLDLAVTSEMVILSGPNAVGKTNLLESIYFGSLFKSFRNDADFIFLKTTNDSKIKIDFETSEGETNTLEIFLEKRERIFANFKINGVKKKRKEAQGFLKVVIFEPSDVDLFTKAPEARRKYFNMVLSQKHADYLDLLGSYKKAMTQKNRFLQDLKQGIGDVAELDTWNEQVANYGSKIIWYRKQFVNFLNQNLSEVYTNISKFQRTVELVYETISGETEEEIYNDFLAKLDDMKKRELGAATCLVGPHRDDFFLQSEGLFLVSFSSRGEQRSQILALKILELEYLTKDGESPILLLDDVLSELDDTRRTFLLKYLQGKFQTFITTTHPLEMVGQHVTLSPAVVEEQGTEQV encoded by the coding sequence ATGCAAATCAAACAAATAAATTTAAAAAACTTTCGAAACTACCCAGATTTAGATTTGGCTGTTACGAGTGAAATGGTTATTCTATCTGGCCCTAACGCTGTTGGTAAAACCAACTTACTAGAATCTATTTATTTTGGTTCATTATTTAAATCTTTCCGCAACGACGCAGACTTTATTTTCTTAAAGACGACTAATGATTCAAAAATAAAGATCGACTTCGAAACAAGTGAAGGTGAAACTAATACACTGGAAATATTTTTAGAAAAACGTGAGCGTATCTTTGCAAACTTTAAAATAAACGGCGTTAAGAAGAAACGCAAAGAAGCTCAAGGGTTCTTAAAGGTTGTAATCTTCGAACCTAGTGATGTGGATCTATTTACTAAAGCACCCGAAGCCCGCCGTAAGTATTTCAATATGGTCCTGTCTCAGAAGCACGCTGATTACTTAGACTTATTAGGAAGTTATAAAAAAGCGATGACCCAGAAAAATCGCTTCCTACAAGACTTAAAGCAGGGGATTGGCGATGTTGCCGAGCTAGATACTTGGAACGAGCAGGTTGCAAACTATGGATCTAAAATCATCTGGTACCGCAAGCAGTTCGTAAATTTCTTAAATCAGAACCTCTCCGAAGTTTATACTAACATTTCTAAATTTCAACGCACTGTAGAGTTAGTATATGAAACTATCTCCGGAGAAACCGAAGAAGAGATTTACAATGATTTCCTAGCTAAGCTTGATGACATGAAGAAGCGTGAGTTAGGAGCCGCTACATGCCTTGTAGGACCTCATAGAGATGATTTCTTCCTCCAGAGCGAAGGATTGTTCCTAGTATCATTCTCCTCTCGTGGGGAGCAGAGAAGTCAGATATTAGCCCTAAAAATATTGGAATTAGAGTATTTGACCAAAGACGGTGAGTCCCCGATATTGCTGCTGGACGACGTCCTTAGCGAGTTGGATGATACCCGCCGCACCTTCTTGCTTAAATACTTACAAGGTAAATTTCAGACATTTATTACCACTACACATCCATTAGAAATGGTTGGTCAGCACGTAACCCTAAGCCCGGCAGTTGTGGAAGAACAAGGTACTGAACAAGTTTAA
- a CDS encoding NTP transferase domain-containing protein, with product MNILIFAGGSGTRLWPVSRKSTPKQLLKLIGDKTLLQNTYDRCRQWTKPSQIYIATLKEYKSSIQKQLPKIPTRHYSLEPALRDRGPAIALAALIMHHNKPKLLLYDHVERP from the coding sequence ATGAATATTTTAATCTTTGCCGGCGGCAGCGGTACTCGTCTGTGGCCGGTTAGCCGTAAATCCACCCCTAAGCAACTGTTAAAGCTTATCGGCGACAAAACCCTTCTTCAAAACACTTATGACCGCTGCCGGCAATGGACCAAACCGAGCCAGATTTACATTGCGACTCTAAAAGAGTATAAATCCTCTATTCAAAAGCAGCTTCCTAAAATCCCAACTAGACATTACTCTTTAGAACCAGCCTTACGGGACCGGGGTCCTGCAATTGCCTTGGCCGCTTTAATTATGCACCATAACAAGCCTAAACTCCTGCTTTATGACCATGTGGAGCGACCATAA
- a CDS encoding PH domain-containing protein produces MSHKIFPSQQPNEKIMLVVREHWFLFGLKILAIALLMSLPVVIRILMAILGFELASDTINSLLSVGVQLYYLGLLVALFIIWVLYYLNVHVVTDQRIVDIDQVGLLFREVSELNIETIEDVTSQNIGIFGNFLNYGTVFIQTAGAAQRFEFNNVPNPGEIASLILKLYEEHSNSKGKENPKP; encoded by the coding sequence ATGTCACATAAAATTTTTCCAAGTCAGCAGCCAAATGAAAAAATCATGCTTGTCGTACGAGAGCACTGGTTTTTATTCGGTTTAAAAATCTTAGCGATAGCTCTATTAATGTCGTTACCGGTGGTAATCCGAATACTAATGGCTATACTAGGGTTTGAACTAGCTTCAGACACAATCAATTCGTTATTATCAGTAGGTGTGCAATTATATTATCTCGGTCTATTAGTTGCTTTATTCATCATTTGGGTTCTTTACTATCTCAATGTTCATGTAGTAACCGATCAGCGAATCGTAGACATCGACCAGGTTGGATTATTATTCCGAGAAGTATCAGAATTAAATATTGAAACCATCGAAGATGTAACTAGCCAGAACATTGGCATCTTTGGAAACTTCCTCAATTACGGCACGGTGTTCATCCAAACCGCAGGGGCAGCCCAAAGGTTTGAGTTTAATAATGTTCCCAACCCAGGGGAGATTGCCAGCTTGATTTTAAAGTTATACGAAGAACACAGCAACAGTAAAGGCAAAGAAAACCCAAAACCTTAA
- the ruvB gene encoding Holliday junction branch migration DNA helicase RuvB has protein sequence MINTSDTETTPENLFNNSANSDDGYFELSLRPQSLSQFIGQQQLKDNLNIVIGAAKLRNEPLDHLLLYGPPGLGKTTLAHIISKELGSNIKTTSGPAIERAGDLASLLTNLNEGDVLFIDEIHRLNKVIEEILYPAMEDRVLDIMIGKGPGARSVRMELPRFTLIGATTRVGLISAPMRDRFGIVYHLDYYSPEDLSQIVSRSADILKTPIDSAAVDLISQRSRYTPRIANRLLKRVRDFSQVSGHDKINPEHAENSLKMLDIDEYGLDKHDRRILEIIIKQFNGGPVGVNSIAAATGEESDTISDMHEPFLIRSGFLIRTPKGRQATKQAYDLFDLEMPSEKNTPANQSSIF, from the coding sequence ATGATCAACACTAGCGACACCGAAACAACACCAGAAAACCTATTCAACAATTCCGCAAATAGTGATGATGGTTATTTCGAATTGTCGCTTCGACCGCAAAGCTTATCGCAATTTATCGGCCAGCAGCAGCTTAAAGATAATTTAAATATTGTAATAGGAGCGGCCAAACTGCGAAACGAACCATTGGATCATTTGCTTCTGTACGGGCCGCCCGGATTAGGAAAGACGACACTGGCTCATATTATCTCTAAGGAATTAGGAAGTAATATCAAAACCACTTCTGGTCCAGCCATTGAGCGAGCTGGCGACTTGGCTTCCCTTCTAACCAATCTCAATGAGGGCGATGTTTTATTCATCGACGAAATCCATCGCCTCAATAAAGTTATCGAAGAAATTCTTTACCCAGCCATGGAAGATCGCGTGCTCGATATCATGATTGGTAAAGGACCTGGAGCACGGAGCGTAAGAATGGAACTGCCACGGTTTACATTAATCGGGGCTACCACCCGGGTGGGTTTAATCTCTGCACCAATGCGTGACCGATTTGGCATCGTTTACCACTTGGATTATTATTCGCCGGAGGATTTATCCCAAATCGTGTCCCGTTCGGCTGATATCTTAAAAACTCCTATCGATAGCGCCGCCGTGGATCTTATCTCCCAGCGCAGCCGCTACACTCCCCGTATTGCCAACCGCTTATTAAAGAGGGTTAGGGATTTTTCACAAGTTTCCGGCCATGATAAAATAAACCCAGAACATGCGGAGAATAGCTTAAAAATGCTCGACATTGATGAATATGGACTGGACAAGCATGACCGGCGAATCCTTGAGATTATTATCAAGCAATTTAACGGCGGCCCGGTAGGCGTAAATTCTATTGCAGCAGCAACTGGTGAAGAATCAGATACTATCTCCGACATGCACGAACCATTCCTGATCCGTTCCGGGTTTTTAATTCGAACCCCAAAGGGAAGACAGGCTACCAAGCAGGCATATGATTTATTCGACCTGGAGATGCCTTCAGAAAAAAACACTCCTGCAAATCAATCTTCAATCTTCTAA
- a CDS encoding VanW family protein — MHNKQYLGIIVIAGVILFFPETAQGSPFTQAPVPTYESVTTFDATTQATISESLKSEWKGTFTLPVGSMIKYQSWPIEELIQNVYLKPGKVKPETRTYKYDPGKVYSWTKTIAVTVNSETKDPELVIKNGRATKFTPPAIGKQLDRYQSTLQILSNLELGNNKIDLTTKTTQPNKSLSDTNDLGIKELIGRGESKFNGSPANRRHNIKVGVSKMQGVIIKPGEEFSFNKYLGPVEADQGFLPELVIRADKGTVPELGGGLCQVSSTTFRAAMHAGLPITQRRNHSYAVQYYAPQGTDATIYPGVVDLKFTNDTGHSILVWPYFKNSDYLVFDFYGTYDGREVKLGTPTTYDRKSDGSMKATWTRSVTKNGETKTDKFASTYQPPALFHKKEEFVANPNSNITPATTTVPATTTGPATGTPPTTNTQ; from the coding sequence TTGCATAACAAACAATACCTGGGAATAATAGTTATTGCCGGGGTAATTTTGTTTTTTCCGGAAACTGCCCAGGGCTCCCCTTTCACCCAAGCTCCGGTGCCAACTTATGAAAGCGTAACTACTTTTGATGCGACCACTCAGGCGACAATTTCCGAAAGCCTAAAGTCGGAATGGAAAGGAACTTTTACCCTACCTGTTGGCTCTATGATTAAATACCAAAGCTGGCCTATCGAGGAACTAATCCAAAATGTCTACTTAAAGCCGGGCAAAGTTAAGCCGGAAACCAGAACTTACAAGTACGACCCAGGCAAAGTTTACTCCTGGACTAAAACTATTGCCGTTACGGTAAACTCCGAAACTAAAGATCCAGAGCTAGTTATTAAAAACGGCCGGGCCACCAAATTCACCCCTCCAGCAATCGGCAAGCAATTAGACCGTTATCAATCTACATTACAGATTCTTTCTAATTTGGAATTAGGAAATAATAAAATTGACCTTACAACCAAAACCACCCAGCCGAATAAATCTCTGTCCGACACAAATGATTTAGGAATCAAAGAACTTATCGGCCGCGGCGAATCTAAGTTTAACGGCAGCCCAGCCAACCGCAGGCATAACATTAAAGTTGGGGTCTCTAAAATGCAGGGGGTAATCATCAAGCCTGGAGAGGAATTTAGTTTTAATAAATATTTAGGACCTGTGGAAGCCGATCAAGGATTTTTACCGGAATTAGTAATTCGCGCCGACAAAGGAACAGTGCCAGAATTAGGTGGCGGCTTATGCCAAGTATCTTCTACAACCTTTCGCGCAGCTATGCATGCCGGACTCCCTATTACCCAGCGCCGGAATCACTCTTATGCAGTTCAGTACTATGCACCTCAGGGCACAGACGCAACTATTTATCCCGGGGTGGTCGACTTAAAATTTACCAACGACACCGGACACAGCATCTTGGTCTGGCCTTACTTTAAGAACAGTGATTATTTAGTATTCGATTTTTACGGTACATACGATGGCCGCGAAGTTAAATTAGGAACACCTACTACCTACGACCGTAAGAGTGACGGCTCTATGAAGGCCACATGGACGCGATCTGTAACCAAGAATGGCGAGACTAAAACTGATAAGTTTGCCTCTACCTATCAGCCGCCTGCATTATTTCACAAAAAAGAGGAGTTTGTAGCGAACCCGAATTCGAACATAACTCCGGCTACCACTACTGTTCCAGCAACCACAACAGGACCAGCAACCGGTACGCCTCCGACAACAAACACTCAGTAA
- the tsaE gene encoding tRNA (adenosine(37)-N6)-threonylcarbamoyltransferase complex ATPase subunit type 1 TsaE, translated as MTRIKLSQAVKKADILAKKLRGGEVLALSGNLGSGKTTFTKALAKGLGVAKTVTSPTFVIMQQYKTKLKTASKQPVWLYHLDLYRANSFAEVEDLGLKELWGRPEVITVIEWSEKIEKYLPKQAIRLNFTRDIKQA; from the coding sequence ATGACACGAATTAAGCTCTCTCAAGCAGTAAAAAAGGCTGATATTCTTGCCAAAAAATTACGCGGCGGAGAGGTCTTAGCTCTTTCCGGGAACCTAGGCAGCGGCAAAACCACCTTCACCAAAGCTTTAGCGAAAGGCCTGGGGGTAGCTAAAACCGTTACCAGCCCGACGTTCGTGATCATGCAGCAATATAAAACCAAGCTCAAGACTGCCAGCAAACAGCCTGTTTGGCTTTACCACTTGGATCTATATAGAGCCAATAGTTTTGCGGAGGTTGAAGACTTGGGATTAAAGGAATTGTGGGGGCGGCCAGAAGTTATAACAGTCATTGAATGGTCAGAGAAAATTGAAAAATACCTGCCGAAGCAGGCCATAAGACTAAATTTTACACGTGATATTAAACAAGCTTAA
- the tadA gene encoding Flp pilus assembly complex ATPase component TadA: MGSFLSNTPAELNRSLTDQKRKIEEAQTQRVAATHHLQYLNMQSFPLDLNSLALITKEQAVAAECLPFYKEGKDLKIATTNPDNQLFGEIKKQLSEKYKITVFFVSKTSFKDTLQFYEKVVTPTSKFQEVIHVQTGADYLKQLLEIEKEVSNTSKTLEVIFGGAVQQGSSDIHIEPEDHLLKVRYRVDGVLHDAVLLPKVFQKPIISRIKLMAKLKLNVENEAQDGRITIMNGKEEMDVRVSSLPSTFGEALVMRLLGVGAVDLEIEQLGLRGKSLEVIETQLNKPNGMIITTGPTGSGKTTTLYSFLKELNEPGVKIITLEDPVEYKVQGYSRLRLTTVLISVFLKHCELYCARTPM; encoded by the coding sequence ATGGGCAGTTTTTTATCTAATACCCCCGCCGAATTGAACCGGTCCTTAACCGATCAGAAGCGGAAAATTGAAGAAGCGCAAACTCAGCGAGTGGCAGCTACTCACCATTTGCAATATTTAAACATGCAAAGTTTTCCTTTGGATCTTAACTCTTTAGCTCTAATCACCAAGGAGCAGGCTGTAGCAGCAGAATGTCTGCCGTTCTATAAAGAAGGTAAAGATTTAAAAATAGCCACGACTAATCCCGATAATCAATTATTCGGGGAGATAAAAAAACAGCTTTCCGAAAAATATAAGATCACCGTATTCTTTGTTTCGAAAACCAGTTTTAAGGACACTCTTCAGTTTTATGAAAAAGTGGTTACTCCGACTTCTAAGTTCCAAGAGGTTATACATGTTCAGACCGGGGCGGACTACTTAAAACAACTGCTGGAAATAGAAAAAGAAGTTTCCAATACTTCCAAAACCCTAGAAGTTATTTTCGGCGGAGCAGTACAGCAGGGCTCTTCTGATATCCATATTGAACCCGAAGACCATTTGCTAAAAGTGCGCTACCGAGTAGATGGAGTGTTACATGATGCTGTCCTCCTCCCTAAAGTATTTCAAAAGCCAATCATATCTAGAATTAAGCTCATGGCGAAGCTGAAGCTGAACGTAGAAAATGAGGCTCAAGACGGACGCATTACAATTATGAATGGGAAAGAGGAGATGGATGTGCGCGTATCTTCCTTGCCGTCCACTTTTGGTGAAGCTTTGGTGATGCGCTTATTGGGTGTTGGTGCTGTTGATTTGGAAATCGAACAGCTGGGTTTGCGGGGCAAGTCTCTTGAGGTTATAGAAACTCAGCTTAACAAGCCTAATGGTATGATCATTACCACTGGCCCAACTGGCAGCGGGAAAACTACGACTCTATATTCGTTCTTAAAGGAACTTAATGAGCCAGGCGTAAAAATTATTACCTTAGAAGACCCGGTTGAGTACAAAGTCCAGGGGTACAGCAGACTCCGATTGACCACCGTGTTGATTTCAGTTTTCCTAAAGCATTGCGAGCTGTATTGCGCCAGGACCCCGATGTAG
- the tadA gene encoding Flp pilus assembly complex ATPase component TadA — translation MDHRVDFSFPKALRAVLRQDPDVVMVGEIRDPETAETALQAALTGHIVLSTLHTNDATGAVPRLLTMGVKPFIIAPAVNAIIAQRLVRRLCEFCAKKTELDSVLKEKVDKILGDISSASGYQVPVKRDFYTASGCDKCGGIGYKGRIGIYEVIEIDDKMRELILTEPSGLAIKAAAHEQGSMTMVQDGLVKALDKITDVEEVFRVAG, via the coding sequence ATTGACCACCGTGTTGATTTCAGTTTTCCTAAAGCATTGCGAGCTGTATTGCGCCAGGACCCCGATGTAGTAATGGTTGGAGAAATCCGCGATCCGGAAACTGCGGAAACCGCTTTGCAGGCTGCGCTGACCGGGCATATTGTACTTTCTACTTTACACACTAATGATGCTACTGGTGCTGTACCGCGATTACTTACCATGGGGGTCAAGCCGTTTATTATCGCTCCAGCCGTCAATGCAATCATTGCTCAGCGCTTAGTAAGAAGATTGTGTGAGTTTTGCGCCAAGAAAACAGAATTGGATTCTGTGTTAAAAGAAAAAGTAGATAAGATCTTAGGCGATATTTCTTCTGCCAGCGGTTACCAAGTGCCAGTTAAAAGAGACTTTTATACTGCCAGCGGCTGCGATAAATGCGGCGGGATTGGCTATAAGGGCAGAATCGGAATCTATGAAGTCATCGAAATCGACGATAAAATGCGTGAATTGATTTTAACAGAACCGTCCGGTTTGGCTATTAAAGCTGCTGCCCACGAACAGGGAAGCATGACTATGGTTCAGGATGGACTAGTAAAAGCTTTAGACAAAATCACTGATGTTGAAGAGGTTTTCCGCGTTGCGGGGTAA
- the polA gene encoding DNA polymerase I yields the protein MPKTSNKNRYLLIDGNALIHRGYHAIPALSTKDGEPTNAVYGFTMILLRAIKDLKPTHIACSFDLSGPTFRHIEHEHYKATRVKQSQDLYDQFPRVKEVVRALNIPIFEIEGFEADDVLGTLAVNICEQHPNGDCDVMIATGDLDTLQLVNNCVKVYTLRKGLTDTAIYDEQAIFDRYGLTPKQMISYKALRGDPSDNIKGVKGIGEKSAGDLIKEFGDIDGLYNAIKSGKGIENIKPRVLKLLVDGEKDARDSFYLSTIILDVPLKIQIDPYQFGSKDLAATTKIFSELEFRSLLDKLPKNYAAAKSDDAAVVEEGTEPVNVDIGKQDYQLIDDTSKLVPLLKKLDKQTEIVIDTETDQLNQIEANIIGISLSFKSGEAYYITVEVLNQSKELRDLISSSKLKKSGQNIKYDYHTFSNLGLELSPLHFDTMLAAYLINSGTRQYGLDAMAFNLLGYQMQSITELIGKGKNQISMKDVPVEKVSWYAAEDADMTLRIKEILEKELKKEKLEKVFFDIEMPLIPVLARMERAGIKVNAEFLKELSEEAGKELAKLEKNIYKQAGEEFNINSPKQLQEILYKKLGLTSGKKNKTGLSTAAGQLDKMRDEHPIVNEILNYRELAKLKSTYLDSLPELINSRTDRIHTNYNQTIAATGRLSSTDPNLQNIPIKGDGMGSKVRQAFVAEKGYKLVSLDYSQIELRIAAHLSGDKNMKKIFANNEDIHTQTAMALFDVKEDKVVPDMRRYAKTVNFGILYGLSSFGFSDRVSGVSVGEAKDFIDKYFKAFPKIQDYMEATKMQVREDAMVCSETGRVRKFPEIKSPQYFIRQAAERAAINFPIQSLSADIIKVAMIEIDKLLRGKDDEVRMLLQVHDELVFEIAEDKVEPWIEKIKPLMENAIKLSVPVIVEAKVGDNWGEMEKK from the coding sequence ATGCCTAAAACTTCTAATAAAAATCGATACTTATTAATAGATGGCAACGCCTTGATCCATCGGGGGTACCACGCTATCCCGGCACTTTCTACTAAGGACGGTGAACCCACTAACGCAGTATACGGTTTCACTATGATTTTACTGCGGGCTATTAAAGACTTAAAACCAACCCATATTGCCTGTAGTTTTGATTTGTCTGGACCGACATTTAGACACATAGAACACGAACATTATAAAGCCACCCGCGTTAAGCAGTCACAGGATTTGTATGACCAATTTCCTCGTGTTAAAGAAGTTGTGCGCGCCTTAAATATTCCCATTTTTGAAATCGAAGGGTTCGAAGCGGACGATGTTCTTGGAACTTTAGCGGTCAATATTTGCGAACAGCATCCTAACGGCGATTGCGATGTGATGATAGCGACCGGCGATTTAGATACTTTGCAATTGGTTAACAATTGCGTAAAAGTTTATACGCTGCGCAAGGGCCTAACCGATACTGCAATCTATGATGAACAGGCAATCTTTGATCGCTATGGTTTAACGCCAAAACAGATGATCAGTTACAAGGCGCTGCGCGGCGATCCTTCGGATAATATTAAAGGCGTTAAAGGCATTGGCGAAAAGAGTGCAGGCGACTTAATCAAGGAATTTGGCGACATCGATGGTCTGTACAATGCAATTAAAAGCGGCAAGGGAATCGAGAATATAAAACCTCGCGTACTTAAATTGTTAGTTGATGGAGAGAAAGATGCGCGGGACAGTTTTTATTTATCAACTATCATTCTAGACGTGCCGCTTAAAATTCAGATCGATCCGTATCAATTTGGTTCTAAGGATTTGGCTGCTACGACCAAAATTTTTAGCGAACTAGAATTCCGCAGCTTGTTGGACAAGCTGCCCAAAAATTATGCAGCGGCTAAAAGTGACGACGCTGCTGTCGTAGAAGAAGGGACTGAGCCGGTAAACGTCGATATCGGCAAGCAGGATTATCAATTAATAGACGACACATCAAAATTAGTACCGCTTCTTAAGAAGCTCGATAAACAAACCGAAATAGTTATTGATACGGAAACCGATCAGTTAAATCAGATTGAGGCTAATATTATTGGCATCTCCTTAAGCTTTAAGTCTGGGGAAGCTTACTATATAACAGTGGAAGTATTAAATCAAAGCAAAGAACTGCGAGATTTAATTTCTAGCTCTAAACTTAAAAAAAGCGGCCAGAATATTAAGTACGATTATCACACTTTTAGCAACCTGGGATTGGAGTTATCTCCTTTGCATTTTGATACCATGCTTGCTGCTTATTTGATAAATTCCGGTACCCGTCAGTATGGATTAGATGCCATGGCTTTTAACTTGCTTGGCTATCAGATGCAATCGATTACCGAATTGATCGGCAAAGGCAAGAATCAGATTTCCATGAAGGATGTGCCAGTAGAAAAAGTTTCCTGGTATGCGGCCGAAGACGCCGATATGACTTTGCGTATTAAGGAGATTCTTGAAAAAGAATTAAAGAAAGAAAAACTAGAAAAAGTATTTTTTGATATCGAAATGCCTCTGATTCCTGTATTGGCTCGCATGGAGAGGGCGGGGATAAAAGTTAATGCCGAGTTTCTTAAGGAGCTTTCCGAAGAGGCAGGCAAAGAGCTGGCAAAACTTGAAAAAAATATTTATAAACAAGCAGGAGAAGAGTTTAACATTAACTCTCCAAAGCAGCTGCAAGAAATTTTGTATAAAAAGCTTGGTTTAACTAGCGGCAAGAAGAATAAAACCGGGTTGTCTACCGCAGCTGGTCAATTAGATAAAATGCGCGACGAACACCCAATTGTAAATGAGATTCTAAATTATCGCGAATTGGCGAAATTGAAGTCAACTTATTTAGACTCACTACCGGAATTGATTAATTCGCGGACTGACCGCATTCATACTAATTACAACCAGACTATTGCTGCCACTGGCCGTTTGTCCAGCACGGACCCTAATTTGCAAAATATCCCTATCAAAGGCGATGGCATGGGTTCGAAAGTACGCCAAGCTTTTGTGGCTGAAAAGGGTTATAAGCTAGTTTCATTGGATTACTCTCAAATTGAGTTGCGCATTGCCGCGCATTTGTCTGGTGATAAGAATATGAAAAAGATTTTCGCCAACAACGAAGATATTCATACTCAGACGGCAATGGCCTTGTTTGATGTGAAGGAAGACAAAGTTGTGCCGGATATGCGCCGTTATGCAAAGACTGTTAACTTTGGGATTCTGTACGGTTTGTCCAGCTTTGGTTTTTCCGACCGTGTTAGCGGCGTCTCAGTAGGGGAAGCGAAAGATTTTATTGATAAATATTTTAAAGCTTTTCCTAAGATTCAGGATTATATGGAAGCTACCAAAATGCAGGTGCGCGAAGACGCAATGGTCTGCAGCGAAACTGGGCGCGTACGAAAGTTCCCAGAGATTAAATCCCCTCAATACTTTATTCGGCAGGCTGCCGAGCGGGCCGCGATTAATTTCCCGATTCAGAGCTTAAGCGCGGACATTATCAAGGTGGCGATGATAGAAATAGATAAGTTACTCAGAGGTAAAGATGATGAAGTTCGAATGCTATTGCAGGTGCATGACGAATTAGTGTTCGAAATAGCGGAAGATAAAGTAGAGCCGTGGATTGAAAAAATTAAACCTCTCATGGAAAATGCCATTAAGCTTTCTGTTCCTGTTATAGTAGAAGCCAAAGTAGGCGACAATTGGGGAGAGATGGAGAAGAAATAA
- a CDS encoding 30S ribosomal protein S20: protein MPNTSSAKKAMRQSRRRNTINLRTKSKFKSAVKATKSLVASGSAKDAAESLKKAMSAIDKAVKKNVLHKNTASRKKSRLAKAIAKLSK from the coding sequence ATGCCTAATACTAGTTCCGCGAAAAAGGCCATGCGCCAATCTCGCCGCCGCAACACTATTAATTTGCGAACTAAGAGCAAATTCAAAAGCGCTGTCAAAGCAACCAAGAGCTTAGTAGCTAGCGGCTCTGCCAAAGATGCAGCAGAAAGCTTGAAGAAAGCAATGTCTGCAATCGACAAGGCAGTAAAGAAGAATGTGCTTCACAAAAACACAGCTTCCCGCAAAAAGTCCCGTTTGGCTAAAGCCATCGCAAAACTTTCTAAGTAA